The Mastomys coucha isolate ucsf_1 unplaced genomic scaffold, UCSF_Mcou_1 pScaffold4, whole genome shotgun sequence genome has a segment encoding these proteins:
- the LOC116076011 gene encoding olfactory receptor 6C2-like has protein sequence MRNHTVTTFILLGLTDDQQLQVLIFIILFFTYSLSIAGNLAIISLILVDPHLKTAMYYFLKHFAFLEISFTSASIPRYLYNIATSDKMITYNACVAQVFFTDLFGVTEFFLLAAMSYDRYVAICRPLHYLTIMSAAVCRRLVLCCWVAGLFILIPPLSLGLNLEFCDSNVIDHFICDASPLLRISCSDTWLMEQTVLICAVLTLIITLLCVLLSYVNIIKTVLRFPSAQQKKKAFSTCSSHMIVVCISYGSCIFIYIKPSAKEEVAINKGVTVLTTSIAPVLNPFIYTLRNKQVKQAFWDSIKRVTAFSKK, from the coding sequence ATGAGGAACCACACTGTCACCACATTCATCTTACTGGGACTGACAGATGACCAGCAACTGCAGGTGCTTATCTTTATCATTCTCTTCTTCACCTACTCACTGAGCATAGCCGGAAATCTGGCCATCATCTCCCTCATCTTAGTGGACCCTCACCTTAAAACAGCCATGTACTATTTCCTTAAGCACTTTGCTTTCTTAGAGATCTCGTTCACATCTGCAAGCATCCCCAGATACCTGTATAACATAGCAACAAGTGACAAGATGATTACCTATAATGCCTGTGTCGCCCAAGTCTTTTTTACTGACCTCTTTGGTGTAACTGAGTTTTTCCTTTTAGCCGCCATGTCCTacgaccgctatgtggccatctgcaggCCACTGCACTATTTGACTATCATGAGTGCCGCAGTCTGCAGAAGACTTGTGCTCTGTTGTTGGGTAGCtgggttatttattttaatcCCCCCACTTAGCCTCGGCCTAAACTTGGAGTTCTGTGATTCCAACGTCATTGATCACTTTATCTGCGATGCTTCTCCTCTCCTTAGAATCTCTTGTTCAGACACGTGGCTCATGGAGCAGACAGTTCTCATCTGTGCTGTACTGACGCTCATTATTACACTGCTGTGTGTCCTTCTCTCCTATGTTAACATCATCAAGACAGTTCTTAGATTTCCTTCTGcccaacaaaagaagaaagcctTCTCTACCTGTTCTTCCCACATGATTGTGGTTTGCATCTCCTATGGCAGCTGCATCTTCATCTACATCAAGCCTTCTGCAAAGGAGGAGGTGGCCATTAACAAGGGTGTGACGGTTCTCACTACTTCTATTGCCCCTGTGCTAAACCCTTTCATCTACACACTTAGGAATAAGCAAGTCAAGCAAGCCTTCTGGGACTCAATCAAAAGAGTTACAGCATTTTCCAAGAAATAA